A single region of the Nocardioides aquaticus genome encodes:
- a CDS encoding fatty acid desaturase family protein, giving the protein MTPPEPHAVVSERSGPGTTARTSPRTTARTTARTSAAPFTALAAEVRDSGLLRRRYGYYAAQVAACVAALVGVAVLVLVLGDTWWQLVPAAVLGLVVTQLGFLGHDAAHRQVFVGARANDWAARLLSGAGAGLSYGWWRGKHNQHHAAPNQEGRDPDIAPGVLAFTAEIAGARDTGPAGWFVRHQGWLFFPLLTLEGANLHWASVRTLLGRAPVRHRWAELALVTTRLGGYVVALFLVLPPGKAAAFLAVQMAVFGVCLGGSFAPNHKGMPIVPRGARLDFLRRQVLMSRNVRGGPVVDVAMGGLNYQIEHHLFPSMPRPNLRRVQPLVRAHCARHGIAYTEVGLLESYAIVVGYLNHVGLRARDPFQCPLSAALRESGPPGAG; this is encoded by the coding sequence ATGACCCCACCTGAGCCGCACGCCGTCGTCTCCGAGCGATCCGGTCCGGGCACCACCGCCCGTACCAGCCCGCGCACCACCGCCCGTACCACCGCGCGCACGTCGGCCGCGCCGTTCACCGCCCTGGCTGCCGAGGTGCGGGACAGCGGGCTGCTGCGGCGCCGCTACGGCTACTACGCCGCGCAGGTCGCGGCCTGCGTCGCAGCCCTGGTCGGCGTCGCGGTCCTAGTCCTCGTGCTGGGTGACACGTGGTGGCAGCTGGTCCCGGCCGCGGTCCTCGGCCTGGTCGTCACGCAGCTCGGCTTCCTCGGGCACGACGCGGCGCACCGGCAGGTCTTCGTGGGCGCACGTGCCAACGACTGGGCCGCACGCCTGCTCTCCGGCGCCGGGGCCGGGCTGAGCTACGGGTGGTGGCGCGGCAAGCACAACCAGCACCACGCCGCCCCCAACCAGGAGGGCCGCGACCCCGACATCGCCCCGGGCGTGCTCGCCTTCACCGCCGAGATCGCGGGTGCGCGGGACACGGGGCCGGCCGGGTGGTTCGTCCGGCACCAGGGGTGGCTCTTCTTCCCGCTGCTGACGCTGGAGGGAGCCAACCTGCACTGGGCCAGCGTCCGCACCCTCCTCGGCCGGGCTCCCGTACGGCACCGGTGGGCCGAGCTCGCGCTGGTGACGACCCGCCTCGGCGGGTACGTCGTGGCGCTGTTCCTGGTCCTGCCGCCCGGGAAGGCCGCGGCGTTCCTGGCCGTGCAGATGGCCGTGTTCGGCGTCTGCCTCGGCGGCTCCTTCGCGCCCAACCACAAGGGGATGCCGATCGTGCCGCGCGGGGCGCGCCTGGACTTCCTGCGGCGCCAGGTGCTGATGTCCCGCAACGTCCGGGGCGGCCCCGTCGTCGACGTCGCGATGGGTGGGCTGAACTACCAGATCGAGCACCACCTGTTCCCGAGCATGCCGCGCCCGAACCTGCGACGGGTGCAGCCGCTGGTCCGCGCCCACTGCGCCCGCCACGGCATCGCCTACACCGAGGTCGGGCTGCTCGAGTCGTACGCCATCGTGGTCGGCTACCTCAACCACGTCGGGCTCCGGGCGCGGGACCCGTTCCAGTGCCCCCTGTCCGCTGCCCTCCGCGAGTCCGGTCCCCCCGGTGCCGGCTGA
- a CDS encoding VOC family protein gives MAVVLPERSGPPVPGSLVGTRRSPSHRRDDPRRPHAHVPPIGHAALTVSDLEASTRWYTALLGTDPVLDEDETAGGYHHTVWALEGGQLFGIHSHPERADGGFDERRTGLDHLAFACADRAELETWAGRLDELGIAHGGVVDAHYGSGLSFRDPDGIALELFAPPA, from the coding sequence GTGGCCGTCGTCCTGCCCGAACGATCAGGTCCGCCGGTCCCGGGGTCGTTGGTAGGAACGAGGCGCAGCCCTTCGCACCGTCGCGACGACCCCAGGAGACCCCATGCCCACGTTCCCCCGATCGGCCACGCCGCGCTCACCGTCAGCGACCTCGAGGCCAGCACCCGGTGGTACACCGCGCTGCTCGGGACCGACCCGGTCCTCGACGAGGACGAGACCGCGGGCGGCTACCACCACACGGTGTGGGCGCTCGAGGGCGGGCAGCTGTTCGGCATCCACAGCCACCCCGAACGGGCCGACGGCGGCTTCGACGAGCGGCGTACGGGCCTGGACCACCTCGCCTTCGCCTGCGCCGACCGGGCCGAGCTCGAGACCTGGGCAGGTCGGCTCGACGAGCTCGGCATCGCCCACGGCGGTGTCGTCGACGCGCACTACGGCAGCGGGCTGTCCTTCCGCGACCCCGACGGCATCGCCCTCGAGCTCTTCGCCCCGCCCGCCTGA
- a CDS encoding type III polyketide synthase, which produces MQILTARGALPEHRYPQDEITQAFSEVIAQGRLDERVLRRFHANAGVEHRHLAMPLERYGTLDGFTEANDTFIAEAVRLGARAVEDALKDAGLTPSDVDLVISATVTGLAVPSLDARIAAVTGMRPDVRRMPLVGLGCVAGAAGVARLHDYLLGHPDHVAVLVAVELCSLTVQRDDTSVPNLVASGLFGDGASAVVAAGSQRTTPDASPVRVLDSRSRLYPGTERTMGFDVTGGGLRIVLDAEVPALVERHLRGDVDGFLADHGLTRDDIGFWVCHPGGPKVIEALQAALEVPREALQLTWDSLARVGNLSSASVLHVLEDTLRDRPPVPGSLGVLMAMGPGFCSELVLLRAEDAR; this is translated from the coding sequence ATGCAGATCCTCACCGCCCGCGGCGCCCTGCCGGAGCACCGCTACCCGCAGGACGAGATCACGCAGGCCTTCTCCGAGGTCATCGCCCAGGGACGCCTCGACGAACGCGTGCTGCGCCGCTTCCACGCCAACGCCGGCGTCGAGCACCGGCACCTCGCGATGCCCCTCGAGCGCTACGGCACCCTCGACGGCTTCACCGAGGCCAACGACACCTTCATCGCCGAGGCGGTACGCCTGGGCGCGCGCGCCGTCGAGGACGCCCTCAAGGACGCCGGGCTGACCCCCAGCGACGTCGACCTCGTCATCTCGGCCACCGTCACCGGACTGGCGGTGCCCTCGCTGGACGCGCGGATCGCCGCCGTCACCGGGATGCGGCCGGACGTGCGCCGGATGCCCCTGGTGGGGCTGGGCTGCGTGGCCGGGGCCGCGGGCGTGGCCCGGCTGCACGACTACCTGCTCGGTCACCCCGACCACGTCGCGGTGCTGGTGGCCGTCGAGCTCTGCTCGCTGACCGTCCAGCGCGACGACACCTCCGTGCCGAACCTCGTGGCCAGCGGTCTGTTCGGCGACGGCGCCAGCGCGGTCGTCGCCGCCGGCTCGCAGCGGACCACCCCGGACGCCTCCCCCGTCCGCGTGCTCGACAGCCGCAGCCGCCTCTACCCCGGCACCGAGCGGACCATGGGCTTCGACGTCACCGGCGGCGGCCTGCGGATCGTCTTGGACGCCGAGGTGCCGGCGCTGGTCGAGCGGCACCTGCGCGGCGACGTCGACGGCTTCCTGGCCGACCACGGGCTCACCCGGGACGACATCGGCTTCTGGGTCTGCCACCCCGGCGGCCCGAAGGTGATCGAGGCCCTCCAGGCGGCGCTCGAGGTCCCCCGCGAGGCGCTCCAGCTGACCTGGGACTCCCTGGCCCGGGTCGGCAACCTGTCGTCGGCCTCGGTGCTGCACGTCCTCGAGGACACCCTGCGCGACCGGCCGCCGGTCCCCGGGTCCCTGGGCGTGCTGATGGCGATGGGCCCCGGCTTCTGCTCCGAGCTGGTCCTGCTGCGCGCGGAGGACGCCCGGTGA
- a CDS encoding NAD(P)/FAD-dependent oxidoreductase, giving the protein MSGSRRDEGGAYDLVVVGAGPAGATAAVAALEERPGLRVLLLDRADFPRDKCCGDGIAAQAVDVLRAHGMQDAVEGWSPLRRLELAAGDTVVDGRMSRDVHVVPRRAFDARLVEHAVDRGAELRRSRVRQVEVREDRVVLDTGDAEVTGAVVLGADGAHSRVRAALTGRHHLTTPRRALALRGYTPTPGWLAGRQVIRWGPGRQPSYAWAFDRGDGLANIGYGELVDDGPGPTRARMLDALDGLLPGLVDDATDWRGHPLPLSGFRWQQPDGRCLLAGDASGLVNPMTGEGIYYAVATGSLAGRAAAAAVADGRPASAGRRYRHDVRRLLAGHLRHTWTAGTLAQRRGVVAAGVRAARGDQRVFDDLVEIGLGGGRITPRLGRSLAVELTRQLVRSTA; this is encoded by the coding sequence ATGAGCGGGTCTCGCAGGGACGAGGGCGGGGCGTACGACCTGGTGGTCGTCGGCGCGGGCCCGGCCGGCGCCACGGCGGCCGTGGCGGCGCTCGAGGAGCGGCCCGGCCTGCGGGTGCTGCTGCTGGACCGCGCCGACTTCCCGCGCGACAAGTGCTGCGGCGACGGGATCGCCGCGCAGGCCGTCGACGTGCTCCGCGCGCACGGGATGCAGGACGCGGTCGAGGGCTGGTCGCCGCTGCGCCGCCTCGAGCTGGCCGCCGGCGACACGGTGGTCGACGGCCGGATGTCGCGCGACGTGCACGTGGTGCCCCGGCGGGCGTTCGACGCGCGCCTGGTCGAGCACGCCGTCGACCGCGGCGCCGAGCTGCGCCGGTCCCGGGTCCGTCAGGTCGAGGTGCGCGAGGACCGGGTGGTCCTCGACACCGGTGACGCCGAGGTGACCGGCGCGGTCGTGCTCGGCGCCGACGGCGCCCACTCCCGGGTCCGCGCGGCCCTCACCGGCCGCCACCACCTCACCACGCCCCGCCGCGCGCTCGCCCTGCGCGGCTACACCCCGACGCCGGGCTGGCTCGCCGGCCGCCAGGTCATCCGCTGGGGGCCGGGCCGGCAGCCGTCGTACGCCTGGGCCTTCGACCGCGGCGACGGCCTGGCGAACATCGGGTACGGCGAGCTGGTCGACGACGGCCCCGGGCCGACCCGCGCCCGGATGCTCGACGCGCTCGACGGCCTGCTGCCCGGCCTCGTCGACGACGCCACGGACTGGCGCGGCCACCCGCTCCCGCTCTCCGGCTTCCGGTGGCAGCAGCCCGACGGTCGCTGCCTGCTGGCCGGCGACGCCTCCGGCCTGGTGAACCCGATGACCGGCGAGGGCATCTACTACGCCGTCGCGACCGGGTCCCTGGCCGGACGGGCGGCGGCCGCGGCCGTCGCCGACGGCCGGCCCGCGAGCGCCGGGCGCCGCTACCGCCACGACGTCCGGCGGCTCCTGGCCGGCCACCTGCGCCACACCTGGACCGCCGGCACGCTCGCCCAGCGCCGGGGGGTCGTGGCCGCCGGCGTCCGCGCCGCCCGCGGCGACCAGCGGGTCTTCGACGACCTCGTCGAGATCGGCCTCGGCGGCGGACGGATCACCCCGCGCCTGGGCCGCTCGCTGGCCGTGGAGCTCACCCGTCAGCTCGTCCGCTCGACCGCCTGA
- a CDS encoding lysylphosphatidylglycerol synthase domain-containing protein, with amino-acid sequence MLVVVVVGSAVWFVEGFVGDIDWSQVRAALDHLAWWQLPVLVLGLLLRQLLNALPLSVYIEGCGPLRAVANDQAAILMTTIAPPPSDVVVRLAMFSSWGISRSAGLAGTVMNTVSFYVVRFAAPLLGVLVMAVTGDLLGGELWTALASGAVSAALLVVVWLSFRSPAFAASTGRRTGLLARRVRSSVDPGVWAESVLGFRGTVVDRIARTLPLSVAALVGMVVVDAGLIVLSVRFVGASRVDLPAVWVLTAFLVAYPLTLFPFSGLGLLDAVVIATLVARAGQEVEASLVAALIIWRVVTIGAPLVLGMVAVTWWRLSTRAGVT; translated from the coding sequence GTGCTGGTCGTGGTGGTGGTCGGGTCGGCGGTGTGGTTCGTGGAGGGCTTCGTCGGCGACATCGACTGGTCCCAGGTCCGGGCGGCGCTCGACCACCTCGCGTGGTGGCAGCTGCCGGTCCTGGTGCTGGGCCTGCTGCTCCGACAGCTCCTCAACGCGCTGCCGCTGTCGGTCTACATCGAAGGCTGCGGGCCCCTGCGGGCGGTGGCGAACGACCAGGCCGCGATCTTGATGACCACGATCGCTCCGCCACCCTCGGACGTGGTGGTACGGCTGGCGATGTTCAGCTCGTGGGGCATCTCCCGCTCGGCCGGGCTCGCCGGCACCGTGATGAACACCGTGTCCTTCTACGTGGTGCGCTTCGCCGCCCCGCTGCTGGGGGTCCTCGTCATGGCCGTGACCGGTGACCTCCTGGGCGGCGAGCTCTGGACGGCGCTCGCCTCGGGGGCGGTCAGCGCCGCGCTGCTGGTCGTCGTGTGGCTGTCCTTCCGCAGCCCCGCGTTCGCGGCGTCGACAGGACGCCGTACGGGGCTCCTCGCCCGCCGGGTGCGGTCGTCGGTCGACCCGGGGGTGTGGGCGGAGTCGGTGCTGGGGTTCCGGGGGACCGTGGTCGACCGGATCGCGCGGACCCTGCCGCTGTCGGTCGCGGCGCTGGTCGGCATGGTGGTCGTCGACGCGGGCCTGATCGTGCTCAGCGTCCGGTTCGTCGGTGCGTCGCGGGTCGACCTCCCGGCGGTGTGGGTCCTGACGGCGTTCCTGGTCGCCTACCCGCTGACCCTCTTCCCGTTCAGCGGGCTGGGTCTCCTCGACGCCGTGGTGATCGCGACCCTCGTCGCCCGCGCGGGCCAGGAGGTGGAGGCGTCGCTGGTCGCCGCCCTCATCATCTGGCGCGTCGTCACCATCGGAGCGCCCCTCGTCCTCGGCATGGTCGCGGTGACGTGGTGGCGCCTCTCCACCCGCGCCGGCGTGACCTAG
- a CDS encoding isoprenylcysteine carboxyl methyltransferase family protein, protein MTSLTAFTVLVVLVALERLAELVVSKRNAAWSAERGGRETGQGHYPFMVVLHTGLLVAMLVEAFVVRPDVPGALAWSMLVLVLAAQALRWWCISTLGRRWNTRVIVVPGLAPVTGGPYRFFSHPNYVAVVIEGVALPLVHGAWVTALVFTVLNAFLLRVRLRVEDEALATLPAPDADSRATAGGPRA, encoded by the coding sequence GTGACGTCGCTGACCGCCTTCACCGTCCTGGTCGTCCTGGTCGCCCTCGAGCGGCTCGCCGAGCTGGTCGTCTCGAAGCGCAACGCCGCCTGGAGCGCCGAGCGCGGCGGCCGGGAGACCGGGCAGGGGCACTACCCGTTCATGGTCGTGCTGCACACCGGGCTGCTGGTCGCGATGTTGGTCGAGGCGTTCGTCGTCCGCCCGGACGTGCCCGGGGCCCTGGCCTGGTCGATGCTGGTGCTGGTCCTGGCCGCCCAGGCCCTGCGCTGGTGGTGCATCAGCACGCTGGGCCGCCGGTGGAACACCCGCGTGATCGTGGTGCCCGGGCTGGCGCCGGTGACCGGCGGGCCGTACCGGTTCTTCTCCCACCCCAACTACGTCGCCGTCGTCATCGAGGGCGTGGCGCTGCCCCTCGTGCACGGCGCCTGGGTGACCGCGCTGGTCTTCACCGTGCTCAACGCCTTCCTGCTGCGGGTGCGGCTGCGGGTCGAGGACGAGGCCCTGGCCACGCTGCCCGCGCCGGACGCGGACAGCCGGGCGACCGCGGGAGGTCCTCGTGCGTGA
- a CDS encoding UbiA family prenyltransferase, protein MSADARAATRPTGQEEAGTTRAVRTLSTLLGAAHPGPALAVTLLAALLCLPADLSPGRAAVVVLAVLTGQLTIGWSNDLLDLARDRAVGRTDKPLASGALSVRLVRAAIVAALLATVVLSLSCGLVAGLLHLVVVAAGWAYNLGLKSTVASGVPYAVAFGALPAFVWAAGDTTAPAWVVLAGALLGTGAHLLNAVPDLADDAATGVRGLPHRLGERGSRTGAALLLVLASAVLVTATTTLPPSVRVLALLLAVGLAAVAVRAPGRHGFRAAVGIAVVDVVVLAAAR, encoded by the coding sequence GTGAGTGCTGACGCCCGGGCCGCCACGCGGCCCACCGGCCAGGAGGAGGCGGGGACCACGCGCGCCGTACGCACCCTGTCCACGCTGCTCGGGGCCGCCCACCCGGGCCCGGCCCTGGCCGTCACGCTGCTCGCGGCGCTGCTCTGCCTGCCCGCGGACCTCTCCCCCGGCCGCGCCGCCGTGGTCGTGCTCGCGGTGCTGACCGGGCAGCTGACCATCGGCTGGTCCAACGACCTGCTGGACCTGGCCCGCGACCGGGCCGTCGGGCGCACCGACAAGCCGTTGGCCTCCGGGGCGTTGTCGGTCCGGCTGGTCCGCGCCGCCATCGTCGCAGCGCTCCTCGCCACCGTCGTGCTCTCGCTCTCCTGCGGGCTGGTCGCCGGCCTGCTCCACCTCGTCGTGGTCGCCGCGGGCTGGGCCTACAACCTCGGCCTCAAGTCGACCGTCGCCTCGGGGGTCCCCTACGCCGTCGCCTTCGGCGCGCTCCCGGCCTTCGTCTGGGCCGCCGGCGACACCACCGCCCCGGCCTGGGTCGTCCTGGCCGGGGCCCTGCTCGGCACCGGCGCGCACCTGCTCAACGCCGTTCCGGACCTCGCCGACGACGCGGCCACCGGCGTCCGCGGCCTGCCGCACCGTCTCGGCGAGCGCGGGTCCCGGACCGGGGCCGCCCTGCTGCTGGTGCTGGCCTCCGCCGTCCTGGTGACCGCCACGACCACCCTGCCTCCGTCCGTGCGGGTGCTGGCCCTGCTGCTCGCGGTCGGCCTGGCCGCCGTCGCCGTGCGCGCCCCGGGCCGCCACGGCTTCCGGGCCGCGGTCGGCATCGCCGTGGTCGACGTCGTCGTGCTGGCGGCCGCACGATGA